In the Mesoplodon densirostris isolate mMesDen1 chromosome 11, mMesDen1 primary haplotype, whole genome shotgun sequence genome, ACATGCCTGACAACACACTAGGAACTTAAGGATTACTAATTGAATGGAATTAGTTCAATACCCCAGAAAAGTATTCATAAAAGTAATAGGACAATAAAGTCCCTTCATTCTAGCACTTGTACCTACAAACAAACTTGCGTTTCAGAAGTCATGTTGTCTTGTTTGACCCCCCAAATTTACCGAAATTCATCTAGAGGGGgcttcctcctcccttctccagCAACTGAAGATACATCATTTTCCCTCATTTAGCTCATTTTGTCACCATGCAGAGGACTGATGGTGCAAAAATAACtggaaaatgccatttgcagtcaCATGAAATTTCCTCAATGTTTTCCTTCCTATTCATTAGCAATACACTTGATGCATCTTTTACCAAATGCTTTCCAGAATAGCAGTAACTTTATAGTTTAAAATAACACCTAACATTtaagttgaattttaaatgttaagCTTTTACTCAATTTAATTATTCTGGTACTATATTTTCTTACAGTGTCAGAAGTCTGAAGCTATCATAGAACAATTGAAGTCTTTTCAAATAATTACTCATCTAAAGCGTCTACAGGAGGAGATTTATGAAGTGAAAACTTGGTCCAACAGGATAACTGAAAAGCAGGATGTATTGAATAACAATTTGACCACTGTTTCTGCAGATGTTACAAAAGTAGACCAAAGTACAACTTCCATGGCAAAAGATGTCGGTCTCAAGATTACAACCGTAAAAACAGATATGCGACGTATTTCAGGTTTAGTAACTGATGTAACATCACTGACAGATTCTGTTcaagaactagaaaataaaattaaaaaagtagaaaaaaatacagtaaaaaacaTAGGTGATCTTCTTTCAAGTAGCATTGACCGAACAACAATGCTCCGAAAGACAGCATCTGACAATTCACAAAGAATTAATTCTGTTAAGAAGATACTTTCTGAGCTACAGAGTGATTTCAGCAAGCACACAGATAGATTTTTAAGCTTAGAAAGTGACAGAGCTAAAGTTCTGAAGACAGTGACTTTTGCAAATGATCTAAAACCAAAGGTGTATAATCTAAAGAAGGACTTTTCCCGCTTGGAACCCTTGGTAAATGATTTAACAGTACGCATTGGGAGATTGGTTACTGACTTActacaaagagagaaagaaattgctttcttaaaagagaaaatatctaaCTTAACAATAGTCCGAGCTGAGATTAAGGATatgaaagatgaaataaaacacatttcaGATATGGATTAGCTTGAAATTATTTAGATTAGACTGAAGAAACTTTTTAATGGGACCTCTGTCATGTTATAAAAAGACTGACAAGtcagaaataatgaaattttggagtaaatactattttgtatttgtttctattttgtacagtaaaaataaaagtttttaaaggacTGAGCACtggattttccaaaataaatatgctcaaatgtatttaaaactttatataaaacATGTTTGCAACTTTATATAGTAAGAACCTTATGCATCCCCCTTACATATACGTGCATATGTTCGCATGAacgcacgcacatgcacacacacatacacactcggGCTGCCAGTCTAGCGCTGGGAAATCTAGATGGGGCAGGATCTGAATCCCCACTTGCCCTTGCTAACTGCCAAGGAGCATAGTACGTGTGGTTGGGGCCCAGCTGAAGAACTGCCCATCAGGATCAGGGCTGTAACATATATTATCCATTTAGAGTAAGAGAAACTAGAAAGGTCACAACCAGGGAGCTGTAGAAAAAGAATCATGTAAGATTTCCTGGGTCCTTTATGGCTTTAGGAAACAGGGAAAGGTCACCTAAAATGAGGTAGGGAAGTGGCATCTAGAGCAGGGTTTGCGGGGTGCGGGGCAGCACAGATTGCAGGGGGCTTGCCAAGCCTCAGATGGAGGCTGCCCCAAAGCAGCACAACTCGTGTGGTGTTGATGTGACCAGAAGCAGCCAAAGCAAAGAAGTTCTAACATTTGAAACAGCATCACATTAgcaattccacttatataaaattctagaaaatccAATCTCATATGTAGGGGCAGAAAataaatcagtggttgcctgggaagTATAACTTTTAAAGAAGCACAAAGAAATCTTGAGGGGTGAAGGatgtttattatcttgattgtcttgatggtttcatgggtatagACTTGtgtcaaactcatcaaattgtactctttaaatatgtgcagtttattgtacatcaattattcctcaataaagtcataaaaaagtacaatataataatctaaaaaaaaaacccacccacaAACATTAGCCCTAGTTTCAAATGCCTAGCATGAACAGTATCCAGATGCATAGAACTAGTTACCTCAAAAAGAAGagtttatgaatttttttcttctggttttactgagatgtaatcgacatatagcactgtagaagtttaaggtgtgcaacgttatgatttgacttacatatatcatgcagtgattatcacaagtttagtgaacatccatcatctcctatagatacaaaatgaaagaaatagaaaatacatatttttctttgtgatgagaactcaggatttactcttaaccttcatatataacatacaccagtgttaattatatttatcatgttgtacattatatccctagtattTCTTTATCTtgtaaatttgtaccttttgactacctaatccaatccccctcccccaccccccacctctgataaccacaaatctgatctctttttctatgaatttgtttgcttgtctgtttttgaagtataactgacctgCAACACTACAACactacattagtttcaggtacacaacatagtggtttgatttttttttttttttttgtcacagcTAGTGGCTTGCAGgatagttcccccaccagggactgaacccaggcacTCGGCAGTGAAatcgcggagtcctaaccactggaccgccagggaattttccctgatttgatttttttttacatttcaaaatgatcaccatggtaaGTCTAGTTGCTTCTGTCACCATGAAaacatattacataattattaacTCTATTCCCCACACTACATTTCatcccatgactcatttattttgtaactggaagtttgtacctcttaatctccccacctatttctctcccctcccaccccccctcccctctggcaaccacctgtttgttctctatctccgagtctgtttctgtttagttatgttcgttcatttgttttgttttttagattccacatataagtgaaatcatacagtatttttgtctttctctgtctgacttatttcacttggtataataccgtctaggtccatccatattgtcacaaatggcaagatttcattccttttcatgactaatattccattgtgataTATACCCCATTGTGATATGTGATATATACCCCATTGTGATATATGGTATACCCCATAtctaccccatcttctttatccattcatctattgatgggcacttaggttgcttctatatgttggcaattgtgaataatgctgtaatgatcATAAGGGGTGCATAGGGGgtgcatattttttcaaattagtttttttattttctttggttagacacccaggagtggaattgctgttgGGGAGAGCCAGGTCCCAGGGTCTCTGGTGGCAGTGCCCTAGGTGTTCCAGAGTTGGTGTCAACCCACAGGTGGGTAGAGCCAGCACCCAaggggtcctggggctggtgaCCACCTCCTACTAGGTGAGGCGAGTTCCCGGGGCcagtgctggcccactggtggacGCGGGTTGGAGACAGATCCTGGGCTCTCTGGTGGGCAAGGCTGGGTTCCACGGCAGCTGAATCCCAGGGAAGCTGGCCTGTTGTGTCCCCACCTAGctagctgtgtggcttgcagTGTCCCAGTTCTGGTCCCTAGCAGCTGACAGACAGGGCCGGATCCAGACACTATAAGCTAgaaggaggattccaaaatgacACTTGGCAGCACCAGTGTTCTCGTGGGGtatgagctccccaaaatggctgctgccggTGTCTATGTCCCCAGAGTGAGTCTcaattgcctcctgcctctccaggaggctctccaagatcagccagtgggtctgacccaggctcctttaaAACTACTGCTTCTGCactgggtcttggagcatatgAGATTTTGTGTGTACTCTGAGTGGAGTCTATATCTCCTAGCCCCTCCGAGTTTCCCAAAAGTAAGCcctactggccttcaaagccaaatgttctagGGGCTTGTCTCCTCAGAGCAGGACCCCTGGGTCTGGGGAGCAGGAAGTGGAGCTCAGACCCCTCACTTTTTGGGGAGAAACTCTGCAGttgtaattatcctcccatttgtgggtcacctACCCTGGAGTATGGGTCTTTGGTATACCTCATTTCTGACCCTCCTAATTGTATCATTGtgcttccttctttatatcttcagTTGTAGAATATCTTTTCTGCTAGCCTTCAGGTGGTTCTCATCAACAATTGAGCTTTAGATAGTTGtaatttttgtgtgtctgtgggaggaggagAACTCAGGgccttcctactccaccatcttggccgcTTCTAGGATGAGTCTCAAGTTTATGAATTCTTACACCAGAATGGCTCATCCCTAAGCCTTGGGCATTTTGCCATTAAAGAGTTAGCATTAAAATTGAtccacacagggcttccctggtggcgcagtggttgagggtccacctgccgatgcaggggacgcgggttcatgccccggtccgggaagatcccacatgccgcagagcagctaggcccgtgagccatggctgctgggcctgcacgtctggagccttgctccacaacaggagaggccacaacagtgagaggcccgcgtaccgcaaaaaaaaaaaaaaaaaaaaaagaggaaatcaacagtaacacagtaatagtgggggactttaacacctcacttacaccaatggacagatcatccaaagagaaaattaataaggaaacacaagctttaaatgacacaacagaccagatagatttaactgatatttataggacattccatccaaaaacagcagattacactttcttctcaagtgtgcatgaaacattatccaggatagatcacatcttgggtgacaaatcaagcctcagtaaatttaagaaaattgaaatcatatgaagcatcttttctgaccacaacgctatgagattagaaatcaattacaggggaaaaaacataaaaaacacaaacacatggaggctaaacaatacattattaaataaccaagacatcactgaagaaatcaaagaggatatcagaaaatacctagagacaaatgacaatgaaaacacaatgatccaaaacctatgggatgcagcaagcagttctaagagggaagtttaaagcaatacaagcctacctcaagaaacaagaaaaacctcaaataaactatctaaccttacacctaaagaaactagagaaagaagaacaaacaaaacccaaagttagtagaaggaaagaaatcataaaggtcagagcagaaataaatgaaatagaaatgaagaaaacaatagcagggcttccctggtggcacagtggttgagaatctgcctgctaatgcaggggacacaggttcgagccctggtctgggaggatcccacatgccacggagcaactaggcccgtgagccacagctactgagcctgcatgtctggagcctgtgctccgcaacaagagaggctgcgatagtgagaggcccgtgcaccgcaatgaacagtggcccccgcttgccacaactagagaaagccctcgcacagaaacgaagacccaacacagcaaaaattaattaattaattaataaactcctacccccaacatcttctttaaaaaaaaaaaagcaaagatcaataaaactaaaatctggttctttgagaaggttaacaaaattgataaacaattagccagactcatcaagaaaaagagggggaggactcaaatcaataaaattagaaatgagggcctccctggtggcgcaagtggttgagagtccgcctgccgatgcaggggatacgggttcgtgccccggtctgggaggatcccatatgccgcggagcggctgggcccgtgggccatggccgctgagcctgcgcgtccggagcctgcgcgtccggagcctgtgctccgcgacgggggaggccacaacagtgagaggcccgcataccgcaaaaaaaaaaataaataaataaaaataaaattagaaatgaaaaaggagaagttacaacagacaccgcagaaatacaaagcatcctaagagactactacaagcaactctatgccaataaaatggacaacctggaagaaatggacaaattcttagaaaggtataaccttccaagactgaaccaggaagaaatagaaaatatgaacagaccaatcacacgtaatgaaattgaaactgtgattaaaaatcttccaacaaacaaaagtccaggaccagtggcttcacaggtgaattctatcaaacatttagagaagagctaacaaccatccttctcaaacttttccaaaaaattgcagaggaaggaacactcccaaactcattctatgaggccaccatcaccctgataccaaaaccagacaaagatactacaaaaaaagaaaactgcagaccaatatcactgatgaatatagattcaaaaatcctcaacaaatactagcaaacagaatccaacaacacattaaaaagatcatacaccataatcaagtgggatttatcccagcaatgcaaggattcttcaatatatgcaaatcaatcaatgtgatacaccataataacaaattgaagaataaaaccatatgatcatctcaatagatgcagaaaaagcttttgacaaaattcaacacccatttatgataaaaactctccagaaagtgggcatagagggaacctacctcaacataataaatgccatgtTCGACAGatgcacagcaaacatcattgtcaaaggtgaaaaacagaaagcatttcctctaagatcaggaacaagacaaggatgtccactctcaccactattattcaacatagttttggaagtcctagtcatggcaatcagagaagaaaaaaataaaggaatacaaattggaaaagaagaagtaaaactgtcactgtttgcagatgacatgatactatacatagagaatcttaaagatgccaccagagaactactagacctaatcaatcaatttggtaaagttgcagaatacaaaattaatgcacagaaatctcttgcattcctatccactaatgatgaaaaatctgaaagagaaattaaggaaacactctcatttaccactgcaacagaaagactaaactacctaggaataaacctacctagggagaaaaaggacctgtatgcagaaaactgtaagacactgatgaaagaaattaaaggtgatacaaacagatggagagatataccatgttcttggactggaggaatcagtattgtgaaaatgactgtactacccaaagcaatctacagattcaaagccattcctctcaaactaccaacggcattttttacagaactagaacaaaaaaattttaaaatttgtatggagacacaaaagaccccaaatagccaaagcagtcttgagggaaaaaaacggagctggaggaataagactccctgacttcagactatactacaaagctacagtaatcaagacaatatggtactggcacaaaaacagaaacatagatcaatggaacaagatagaaagcccagagataaacccatgcacctatggtcaactaatctatgacaaaggaggcaaggatatacaatggagaaaaagtctcttcaataagtggtgctgggaaaactggacagctatatgtaaaagaattatattagaacactccctaacaccatacacaaaagtaaactcaaaatgaattagagacctaaatgtaagactggacattataaaactcttagaggaaaacataggaagaacactctttgacataaatcacagcaagatcttttttgatccacctcctagaggacacgaacccgtgtcccctgcactggcaggcggactctcaaccactgcgccaccagggaagccctctactcaTTATTCTATCTATCAGTAATTCACAAATCTATCAGTAATTTGGTAGTCATCCTGAGTGGGACTTTCTTGAAGGAACCCTCAAATCTGGAATGTCACTAGGTTCATTGTCATGATTTTGTTTTCAAGACAGAGCTTTGGAAGCAAATATAGAATGGAAAACTTTGGATCTGTTTCCCAATAgtagaaaatgcaaaattaatCACTTCAATAATAGATATGGTCTCTTACGGGTGAGTCATCTTCAGCTTTCTGTGGAATTTCCCTGCTTTAATACTAAGTCTAACCAGTTGTGCAGTCAATAAAGTCAGTGAAGAATTGTTTATCCATGATTAAAAGTtgattacattattattttcagaATATTAATGTCTGAAAAATGAGTTTTAACCTGGTTGATACAGCCTCCTGGTGTTGAGATCATGGGTCTTGAAATGATAGATATTGCCCCTAACATGAATTATCCTCCATCTTCAAATCCTGCATTTGCTGCGTTCCACAAAGAAACCTAGCTGACTTGCACATCAAGTCACAGTATATTAGGTAGGAATTGTATCTTGTGTAGGAGACACGTCCTCTAGGCTTTCATTCAGTACAGCCAACCTTTAAGTGACTGTTGCACACATGGCACTTTATAGAGTCTATAAAACCACAAATGAAAACCTTGGAATAGTTGCTTTCTAGGAAAGTCAAGTCACCAAAGATTCATAAACCGTATCAATGTGAGGTGAACATCTCATGCACCTCCTGTGACCACTTCGGAGAATGTGAAGTCAGGCCTGCCttgcaaaagagaaaatgattcaGTAGGTAATATCTAAGGTGAGAGCTGTTAAGAGTAGCTAGCTTACTAAGGTACTTCATTGTTTGATATATCAAGAGGCACAGCAATTTCTTGTCCACATGGTATCTGGGATTTTTAACAATTATTGATTTATCATGTAAATGATAAAAATTGTATAAACAATATGATTATATTATTTATGTTGAAGAAACAGTATGTAACTCCTAATTTAGCAGCAAGACTGCCTGCCATGCACCAAACAATGAATATTGTGGACACTTTCCCCAAAATGGTATCAAAACATTTCATGAAGTTTTCACACAATGGAGGTTTGGTTAAGCTGTtaagtttttcaattttgttgtaCATGTCACCAGATAATTTAGCAAAAATCTGGCTTTCTTAGAGTTTCTTAGAGACAAGTTGAATTTTATTTGATCCCTCTGGAAACTACTAATTATTTCCTAGTGTTGACATAATTCAATTAAACAACTAATCACATATACTCATCCCACTGGGTTCTGCTTTGTggaattaacattttcttaaagcCAAATGTGAAAAAACAATGTTAAAATATCCTTATTAGAATCTTTATTTTCagcatgaataaattttaaaatacaaaatgggAATTCACATTTTAAGTGGgcattttaattgaattttgaGGATGAAATGGTTTTACCTCTCAGAAATAGCTTTGAAAGTTCTCTAACTACAAATAGCAAGCAATTCTTGACAGCTTGAACACAGCATACTTTATGTCAATACCCACAAATGAAACCTATTGCTTCTCTTGATAATAAAACTTGAATCCTGGCTGGCAGTGGAAATTTCTCATGAAGCTGGCTGAACAGCATACCCTAAAGTTTTTAAATCCACAGTCCACCTCTGCATTGGcccaatatacatatatatccaacCCCACAGGTTCTTACAATGTGACTGACCCTCCTCCCAGTAGGAGGTGGAGTCTTTGTTCCTTTTCCATGAAGCTGGGGTTTGATCTTCTGGGACTTCCAGTGACCAAGAGTATAGTGGAAGTAATGCTAGGACTTCCAAGGCTAAGTCCTATAAAAGATCCAGCTTCTCTGCCTGGCTCCACTTCAGAGCCCCGAAGTAAGTCCAGTTGCCCTAAACCCACCATGCTGTGGATTTTGAGGAAAGACTGAGCCACTAACAGGGAGATGCTCAAAGAATCTCCCTCTGCCGGATGTGAAAAAGCCTTTGGAGATGACCCAAGGGCTACCATCTGATCGTAACTTCATGAGACACAGAAGCAGAAGAGCCCAACAAATGCTCCtgaatttctgacccacagaaagctTGAGATCACGTCATCTCATGCCATTACATTTCagatgatttgttacacagcagtaacTAATGCACACTGATGACACCAACCGCCACAGCCATCATTTGCTTGGGCTCAGACCACAGCTCTACCTTTTGTCAGTTTGGTCCAAATTTACACCCATAACCCCTCCTTCTTCTCTGCAACACAGGCAAAATAAGACTGGAACCTTAAACAAGACCAGGTGATGATGACAGAGAGAAGTTAACATGCAATGAGATATACCTGGTTTCTAAATTTAGTTCACTAACCTTATAACATGGGTTTGTAATGAAAACATTTCTCTTCCTGTTTAGACTCCTTCAAAGTTTTTTTCCTGAGGTCCTATCTGCATACTTTACACAGGGTCTGTCAACTCAATCCAGATATTATACCCAAAGGCCTCAAGGTAAAATGTAATGACttgaaaaaataaactatattacaGATTGGGCTTTTATACTTCCTAACCAAAATACAAGGGAAAACTAAACAGTGGCTTACtttctagcttttaaaaaatcagtttgggCTTAAACCAAATTCCAGATGCCTGAATATGCCAAAGTGCCACCGTCCCAGGGGCATTCACCTACTCCAGGTGTCAAGCAGGTacctttcttaaaaacaaaactggaaatagtttatggtaatttttttttgtaatttagaaAGTCAAATCTGTGTGAGGAGAATTAAGTTACCTGAAATAGTTTTTAGCTATGTTTTGGTTCTTCTAAAAAGCTATCATTCTAAGAAACAGCCTAATTTAGATTACCTTCTTTTACAAATAAGGATTAGCACACTGATTAGGATTTTTAATAGTAAGTGTTGCAAAAATCTGATTATATACTGAAATGTACTTGTCAAAACAAACCACAAATGAGTATTTATCCATATGCAAACTGaacaattgtttttaaaaatttagggcATGGTTCCTAAAAATTTAACAACTCTCTTGAGTGACAAATCCTGAAACATAAAGACAATTTGAGTAGGGATCACAGTATTCAACCAACAGTGAATTTTTTTCCTTGAGGTTTTAATGTATGCataattctttccattttagggttaattctttaaaaactagttttaaaaataattatcaagtCACAGACAAACCACGAACAGTTGGGTTTATTTCAACAGTAAGTTTGAAACTCTTCTTTCTGGCAAGAGCACTACAATAATTATATTAGGAATAGACAATTTCCTACACTGTCAAATATATAAAAGTTCCTTCTGCATTTTCCTCAACACTGATGAACAAGCAGATTCAGTCCACATCTGCTTTCATCTACTGAGTGTACCCAAGCTTCTTCTTCAGAGATTCTGGCATCTCAGGTGGAGGAGGGCGAGGGAGCCTGAAGTAGACCTTCACGGAGTCATAGATGAACCACTGCAGTGCAGTCAGAGTGCCAATCATGATGATACGGGCAAAGAGTCCCTTCCATACACCTGGATAAAATATGAAATGTgagggaaaaatatattccaaagtgttcttctttccttagaggggaggaaaaaaaaatcttacctctAAATCCAAGTCTCTGGAGTACCAGAGACGCACTGCTACCCTTCTCTTTATTCAACACAGACACCACAGAATCAGCAGGGTGAGAAACAATGGCACAGAAGACTCCAGCTGAAAAAAGTCAAGATAAATGACCCAATATGgggtcagttaaaaaaaaatttcacatcaCAGCCAACATTTTCATGAGTAATAAAAttcccttgtttaaaaaaatcatattttagagTGAGACTGACAAGAAAAGTTATAAAGCAGTCTACCCTCTGTAAAACAGAACAATCCCTCAAGTTATATTCAGATTTTAACACTCTCTTGTATTAATAATTTGTTATTGGAAAAACTAAACACCAAAAAAAGGCACAGCAGTGAAGTCAATACATTCCCGAGCTTAATTATGACATGCAAACcacaaaacaattattttaggAACGAATTAGCCAAGTATATATGAATCCTGAAGAGTATATAAAACGCAATGGAAAGATAAAACTTCTTTGGGATATTTTTCCCTCACAAAAGAGGCCAATACTGGAAATGATTATTCTTAATTTCACAGACAAGCATGTTCTAAATAATTCATACCTATGTAACCTGCCACAAATGTGACAACCAGCTGCTCTGGCTTTGAACATTCACTTCGGGGCTTGGGAACCACAAACTTGTACAATGCTTCAACAGTACGTTCAAAGCAGGCGAACTTCATCATGGTATATGGTATCTGTCTCATCCAGAGAGGAGCAACCCCCTTGTAGAATCTAGGAAATCAGACGACTTATTGTACTCGGTTGCATATATTCATCTAgcagactttttcattattaacaGAAGTGTCCGCACACCAGTCAAGTCCTGATAGTAACAAAATGGCAGCACTACTGCTTGTCATTTCTATCAGAACCTAAGACTAACATGCAGGTATATTTATCTCACATGCCAATGACTCAAGCACCTTTGACTATACAACCAAAAAAGTTGCTGGATGTTTCTTTCACTGGAACTACAAGAAACAGTAAGTTTACAAGTAGAACTCAGCTCAAGATTGGCATCCACAAAGGTGGATCTAAGGAAGCATGTGTGGCCTGACTATATGCAAATTCTTAACTGTGAACATAGATGACAAGAATTCTAACAAGGGCACTCCCCAACCCCCAAGTTAGGAGTTAATATTTAGGTCAAATATCAAGTCATTTGTAGACTGAAAATGACTCTAACtttagggggggaaaaaaaaccttaattcaaGGTTCAAGCCATGTATCAACTTATCCTTGCCCCTAGAGTTTATGTTCTATGTGAGGGGGAAAGAGATGTGAAAAAGAGAAAGTCTGGCAGGTTTAATGCTAACAAATGCAGTTTTCTCAAATGAGTATTTTTATACTATATATTTAGGCAAATGTTTACTTACGCCTTTAAGCCTTCTTCCTTATACATTTTGGGAGCTGCATCCCTCAAAGTGTTAGCATATCCTGGTTGGGTTTGAATTCGAACCTTAGCAGCTTCCATAGGAGCCAGAGCAATGTCAGCAAAGAATTCAGCACTGGCAGAGGCAGCCAAATACAGTGATGTGCGCCAGAGATAGGCATTCTCCTAAATGAAAAACATAAGGAGAAACATGAATTGCTGCTGCCCTGGCTGTTCTCAATTTAAGACAGTTCTAGGCAACAGTTAAATTTCAGACATTTTAAGTGTTTCTTTATCACAGTCCACAGATAACACACATGAGGCTGAATATCTCTCATAACCTCATCAACCATAGTACACTgtgaatattttttgaatgtcTAGGTGCCAAggatagttgacccttgaactcATACAGGAATACTACAatccttctctttaaaaaactCAAATCCAACTTATCTGGAAAGCAGCATAGCACAATAAAAAGAGCACTGAAATCTAATgaaatagtttctttttcttatcctgTTTATGTTAAAACAGCCTTatgacacaacactgtaaagcaattatactccaa is a window encoding:
- the IKBIP gene encoding inhibitor of nuclear factor kappa-B kinase-interacting protein isoform X2 translates to MSEVKSRKRSAPKGAPAEPGKRSEGGKSPEGRGGGGGGWADPRTGVSLLSLGTCLGLAWFVFQQSEKFAKVENQYQLLKMETNEFQGLQSKISLISEKCQKSEAIIEQLKSFQIITHLKRLQEEIYEVKTWSNRITEKQDVLNNNLTTVSADVTKVDQSTTSMAKDVGLKITTVKTDMRRISGLVTDVTSLTDSVQELENKIKKVEKNTVKNIGDLLSSSIDRTTMLRKTASDNSQRINSVKKILSELQSDFSKHTDRFLSLESDRAKVLKTVTFANDLKPKVYNLKKDFSRLEPLVNDLTVRIGRLVTDLLQREKEIAFLKEKISNLTIVRAEIKDMKDEIKHISDMD
- the SLC25A3 gene encoding solute carrier family 25 member 3; translated protein: MFSSVAQLARANPFNAPHLQLVQDGLAGPRSNPAGPPGPPRRSRKLAAATVEEYSCEYGSAKFYALCGFGGVLSCGLTHTAVVPLDLVKCRMQVDPQKYKGIFNGFSITLKEDGVRGLAKGWAPTFIGYSMQGLCKFGFYEVFKVLYSNMLGEENAYLWRTSLYLAASASAEFFADIALAPMEAAKVRIQTQPGYANTLRDAAPKMYKEEGLKAFYKGVAPLWMRQIPYTMMKFACFERTVEALYKFVVPKPRSECSKPEQLVVTFVAGYIAGVFCAIVSHPADSVVSVLNKEKGSSASLVLQRLGFRGVWKGLFARIIMIGTLTALQWFIYDSVKVYFRLPRPPPPEMPESLKKKLGYTQ